Part of the Planctomycetota bacterium genome, GTCACGGCGTCCATCGTGAGGCTGCGATGATTGCCCTTGCGGACGCCAACAACTTTTACGCCAGTTGCGAGCAGGTCTTCAACCCGGCGCTGCGCGGCAAGCCCGTGGTTGTGCTGTCCAACAACGACGGCGTCATCGTGGCCCGATCCGCCGAGGCGCGAGCCTTGGGGGTCAAGATGGCGCAGCCCTACTTCGAGGCACGCTCCATGCTGGCCAGGATCGGCGCGCGTGTGCTGAGCAGCAACTACACGCTCTACGACGACATGAGCAATCGCCTGATTGAGATTTATCGCATGCACTCCGCGGAAGTGGAGCCCTACTCCATCGACGAATGCTTCATGCGCCTGGACGAGTCACGGCCCTTGGAGGCATTGGGGCGGCGCATCCGGGGCATGGCTGCGCAGTGGCTTGGTTTGCCGATCAGCGTGGGCATCGCCGCGACCAAGACCCTCGCCAAACTGGCCAACCGTGTCGCCAAGCGAACTCCGGAGCGCGGCGGCGTGTGCGTCCTGGCGGGAGCCCGTGACGTGGAGGACGCGCTGCGCAGTGTCGGCCTCACGGACCTGTGGGGGGTTTCCAGCGGCTACCGCAAACGACTGGAAGCCATGGGCGTATCGACGCCGCTGGAGCTGCGCGACGCGGACGAGCATCGAGTGCTCGCGCGACTGGGCGTGGTCGGTCAGCGCATCGTGCTGGAACTGCGCGGCATCCCGTGCATCGGCCTTGAACTGACGCCGCCGGACAAGCAGAACATTTGCTGCTCGCGCTCGTTCGGTGAGGAGACGATCCGCAAGGATGACCTGCATCGCGCATTGGCCACATTCGCATCACTGGCCGCGGCCAAGTTGCGCCGGCAGGACTTGGCGACCGGCGCGATCACGGTTTTCATCGGGACCAACATCCATGCCCCGCCGCAGGTGCCGCAGTACCACGCGAGCCACGGGGTGGGCCTGGCCGTGCCCGCCTACGACACACGCGAGATTGCCCAGGCCGCGCTGCATTGCCTGGAGCGCGTGTACCGTGCCGGGCATCGCTACAAGAAGGCGGGCGTCATGCTGCATCGGCTGTGCCGCCGCGAGAGAATGCAAGCGGGCCTTTTCGATGGCCGCGATCATGCGCGGTCGCGCCGCCTGATGCGCCTGATGGACGATGTGAATCGTGAATGGGGTGATGATGCGCTGCGCATCGGGTCTGCGGCTGCCCTGCGTCTGACTCCTGGGCGCACCATGCAATGGCAGGGCAAATCCGATAGCAGGTCGCCGCGGTACACAACCAAGTGGAACGAATTGCCCAAGGCCAAAGCAAGGGCGCAAAAGCCGCCTACGGGACTCGAACCCGTGACCTGAGCTTTACGAAAGCTCCGCTCTACCAACTGAGCCAAGGCGGCATCGCGTCTGCGACGCGGGGATGGAGTGTAGCCGTGCGTCCACGCCGACGGCGTCAGTGCAGGATCAGCTTGAGCACCTGCGCCGTGCCCACGTTGAGCGCCCCGTAGGCCTCCGAGAGCGCGTCGGCGTTGGCGCCCTTGGCGTCGGTCAGAGCCTGGCGCAACCGGTCGATCTGCTTCTCCTCGGCCTGATTGCCGTAGCGACGTCCGCTCTCAGCCACCAACTGCAACAGGACGATCTGCTGGGCCTCGGTCGCGGTCAGCGCCGCATTGATCAGTGCCCGCTGCGCCTCGGTGGTCGGCGTCACCGCCAGCACCCGTGCCACCAGAATCTGCGTCTCCTCCGTGGTGGACTGCAGTGCGTCGATCAGGTCGCGCGACGCGTCCGAGACCTTCAGCGGCGTCACCTGCATCTGCCCGATGGTGCGGAGCACCTGCAGCGCCTCTTGCTGCTGAGCCTTGGACTCCGCGGCGATGTCAGCACCCGCGGCGGCGACGCCGATGGTCCGGCCCATGAGCTGCTTGGCGGCGGCCTGGAACTCCGCTTCGCTGCGGCCCTGGAACCAGACGACCACCGAGGGGTCCTGGCGGATGGATCGGTCGATGCGGACCTCGTCCGCTTCAGGAATGGCCAGCAGAATCGGAGTGGCGGCCAGTGCGGAGCTGCCGCGCAGGGATTTCATCGCCGCCTTCATCTCGTCCGCGCCGCCGCTGGCAACGATCATGTCCGGAGCGCCGCGGCCCGCAAGCGTGGAGAGCACCGCCGGCGCCGAGGCGTCGGAGGAGAGCAGTGCGCAGCCGATTGCCGGCAGCCGGCCCTCAAGCTCGCGCCGCTGCGACTCGTCGGCCGCGATCACGACCACGCGGGGAGCGCTGCCCTGCTGCACCGCCGCCGCCAGAATGGGCACCACGCGGTCGGAACTTGGGAAGGCTTTCTCGGGCATCGCGTGGCCGATCGCCAGCGCGGCGGCCGTCCGGATGGTGCGGCTGGGATTGGAGAGACATCCCAGGATCGGGCTGCCCGCCTTGGAGTCGACCAGCATCGACTCGCTGGCGGTCTTGGCCAGGATGTGAATGGCGATCATGGTGAGACCCGGATCGTTGACGTCGCGGGCAAGCTTCAGCACGCGTTCCGCCTGGGCGGAGCCCGCGGCCAGCGTGATGCTCAGCATGGAGTGCGCACTGCGCTCCTCCTCAGGAATCGCCGTCTCGCTGCGCAGTCCGGCGGCCAGGTAGATGGAGAGGGCGTCGACCGCGGCGGGATCGAGGCGCATGGCCTCCTCGGCGCAGCGCTTGGCCATCAGGTCGCCGTAGATGTCCGTCGGAACCAGCTTGGGTTCGATGGTGCCGCTGCTCTCGACCGACCAGACGACCTGGGTCGGCTCGCCGGGATAGGGCGTCAGCGCGTCGCGCGAGACGAAGTAGTCGCGGGCCAGCGAGGTCCAGAGTCCCAGCTCGGTGGCGCCATCACTTTTCAGGGAGCGCAGGGTCGCTTCCGCGGCCAGGCGCACATCGCTCGAAGAAGCGAGCCGGACGGTTTTGGCCAGCCAGGGCGCCGCCAGCTTCGAGTTGATCGCCGTCAGCATGTTGCAGATCGCCACC contains:
- a CDS encoding HEAT repeat domain-containing protein — its product is MKVIAPSIAFALALASVSLASRDDSTDAKPAGESEPMAAPAAQEEPAAAVPAQSDAPADAQEAAKQKAMEEFLYSVLVGRKERAETNAKFLLDSGATNRQLAQMVDGAGYQERLTRAVRAAKGMGDVAELASQIEVRVAAGRLELARDLKRIDEAVRQLGGTMRQQSMAKGTLTAAGAYAVPALLKAMRDDGNPQLALRATQTLIAIGRGAVLPLSEVLVTAAPPEQVAICNMLTAINSKLAAPWLAKTVRLASSSDVRLAAEATLRSLKSDGATELGLWTSLARDYFVSRDALTPYPGEPTQVVWSVESSGTIEPKLVPTDIYGDLMAKRCAEEAMRLDPAAVDALSIYLAAGLRSETAIPEEERSAHSMLSITLAAGSAQAERVLKLARDVNDPGLTMIAIHILAKTASESMLVDSKAGSPILGCLSNPSRTIRTAAALAIGHAMPEKAFPSSDRVVPILAAAVQQGSAPRVVVIAADESQRRELEGRLPAIGCALLSSDASAPAVLSTLAGRGAPDMIVASGGADEMKAAMKSLRGSSALAATPILLAIPEADEVRIDRSIRQDPSVVVWFQGRSEAEFQAAAKQLMGRTIGVAAAGADIAAESKAQQQEALQVLRTIGQMQVTPLKVSDASRDLIDALQSTTEETQILVARVLAVTPTTEAQRALINAALTATEAQQIVLLQLVAESGRRYGNQAEEKQIDRLRQALTDAKGANADALSEAYGALNVGTAQVLKLILH
- a CDS encoding Y-family DNA polymerase codes for the protein MIALADANNFYASCEQVFNPALRGKPVVVLSNNDGVIVARSAEARALGVKMAQPYFEARSMLARIGARVLSSNYTLYDDMSNRLIEIYRMHSAEVEPYSIDECFMRLDESRPLEALGRRIRGMAAQWLGLPISVGIAATKTLAKLANRVAKRTPERGGVCVLAGARDVEDALRSVGLTDLWGVSSGYRKRLEAMGVSTPLELRDADEHRVLARLGVVGQRIVLELRGIPCIGLELTPPDKQNICCSRSFGEETIRKDDLHRALATFASLAAAKLRRQDLATGAITVFIGTNIHAPPQVPQYHASHGVGLAVPAYDTREIAQAALHCLERVYRAGHRYKKAGVMLHRLCRRERMQAGLFDGRDHARSRRLMRLMDDVNREWGDDALRIGSAAALRLTPGRTMQWQGKSDSRSPRYTTKWNELPKAKARAQKPPTGLEPVT